GCAAGGCGGTGGCGTTGGTGCTGCACTTCCTGCTGCTCGTGGCCTTCTTCCAGATGCTGGCCCTTGGCGTGGAGATCGCGGTCACCGTTACATACGTCTTCTCCGCCACCCGCTCAAAGCTCTGCTACCTTATCCTCCTCGCCTGGGGTATGtcgccttgtgtgtgtgtatactctGTATGTTTACATCTATACCTGCTCATCTGTATGCAAACATATGATAGTTTTcgtgtgtttttgtctttgtatttatttcacgCACTCActcgtttgttcttttttctgacaGGATTCCCTCTGGCCATCGTCATTGCTGTCACATGAACCGGCAGTGTAAGCCAGTTTATTGcgttatctgtgtgtgtggtgtggtgtgatctgtgtgtgttgtggtgtgtgcgtgtgtgtgtgtgtgtgtgtgtgtgtgtgtgtgtgtgtgtgtgtgtgtgtgtgtgtgtgtgtgtgtgttgtgtgttgtgtgttgtgtgtgtgtgtgtgtgtgtgtgtgtgtgtgtgtgtgtgtggtgtgtgtgtgtgtgtgtgtgtgtgtgtgtgtgtgtgtgtgtgtgtgtgtgtgtgtgtgtgtgttgtgtgtgtgtgtgtgtgtgtgtgtgtgtgtgtgtgtgtgtgtgtgtgtgtgtgtggtgtgtgtgtgtgtgtgtgtgtgtgtgtgtgtgtgtgtgtgtgtgtgtgtgtgtgtgtgtgtgtgtgtgttgtgtgtgtgtgtgtgtgtgtgtgtgtgtgtgtgtgggtgtgtgtgtgtgtgtgtgtgtgtgtgtgtgtgtgtgtgtgtgtgtgtgtgtgtgtgtgtgtgtgtggtgtggtgtgtgtgtgtgttgtgtgtgtgtgtgtgtgtgtgtgtgtgtgtgtgtgtgtgtgtgtgtgttgtgtgtgtgtgtgtgtgtgtgtgtgtgtgtgtgtgtgtgtgtgtgtgtgtgtgtgtgtgtgtgtgtgtggtgtgtgtgtgtgtgtgtgtgtgtggtgtgtgtgtgtgtgtgttgtgtgtttgtggtgtgtgtgtgtggtgtgtgtgtgtgtgtgtgtgtgtgtgttgtgtgtgtgtgtgtgtgtgtgtgttgtgtgtgtgtgtgtgtgtgtgtgtgtgtgtgtgtgtggtgtgtgtgtgtgtgattgtgtgtgtgtgtgtgtgtgtgtgtgtgtgtgtggtgtgtgtgtgtgtgtgtgtgtgtgtgtgtgtgtgtgtgtgtgtgttgtgtgtgtgtgtgtgtgtgtgggtgtgtgtgtggtgtgtgtggtgttgagtgagagagagcgagagggagagagaaaagtatGTCGGCGCATGAACATACAGCAATGTAATGTAGCGCTATCCTCCAGAACAAGTAGCAGCTAAAGATAACATCCTCCAGAGCCTGTATATTGTATAAACTAAATATTGTCTTTCTCCAGATGCTGGTTGTCGCTGGAGAGCGGCCTCCTTTTTGCGTTCGTTGGACCTGCCCTACTGGTGATCTTGGTAAGTGTAGCTCTGCTTTGGTAAGCTCAGCTGGTGAGTTTGGGTAATTTGATCGAGTTTTGGTAAGTTTAACGGGATGATTGCGGTACATTCACTGAGGACTGCAGTAGGTTGAGAGTGGAGTAAGTTTGTGATTTGGGTAGATATTAGTTGTTGAGGGTGGTGTGCTCGTGTGTCTGCAGTACGTTTAACCCTTAATACAGTACGTTTATGAAGGTGTATGTTTAACTGGTGATAGTAATATAGTTGACCGGTGAGAGTAGTATGTTTGCTTTTGCACAGGACGCTACATTTCTCTAATAGTTTATTTGCAacttgtgtatttttttgtaacagacaAACTCCGTGGTTCTGGTGATTGTACTACGAGCCGTATATTCGACGGCTGTCATGACTACCAAGACTAAGCAAGAAAAACTTAAGTATgacaaaagatttctttcttctttttgcttcaTGAATGCTGACCGCTTTATTTGTATATTCGACAGTCAGGCAGATGCAAAAACATACTTGATATGTAGAGAAatagtaatatttataaataataataaatcaaatgtcgccttgatgatgatgaccctACAGACCTTTGAGAACTGAGTACCCATCCTTCAGGGCTGCAGCGTTCTGTTTGTCCCGGTTATTTCAGGGCCGGAGTGCGGAACATTTGTGTGCTGCTGCCGAGCATGGGGCTGACATGGGTCTTCGGCACCTTGGCTGTCAACGAGAGGACAGTGGTCTTTGAGTATATCTTTGCTGTCTGCAACTGCCTGCAGGTGTGCTACTGGCCGTCCACATCGCCCCGCCCCAACAACCCACTCCTCCCAATAACTTCCATTCCATCTTTTAATCACTTTTCTACTTTCCTAAAGGGATATTAAATGAGGACCATTGCTTCCCACTGGATTAAAAAGACAGATTACGATCACAGAGTCCCCATCACACCACCTCTTGCTTCTCGATCGCATATGGCTGATGACTTATTTCAGCATCCCATAATTCCTGGCGGTGTTATTCCCCGCACATAACCTTTTGCTCGAGATGTGTTCCTTATATTATTATGGTTTTGTTCTGAGACAGATTGCGTACACAATCGTATCTTCAAGTCTCTTCCTAAACATGACACCTAATGTTCGTCTACCGTGAGACATTTATATAAACAGTTTGTTTCATGGGAAAACGTCCGAGCAGCTCTCGCTCTTTCCGTTAAATTCGGATTCAAAAAGTATACGTCTTGAGAATAATTATCACTAAGTGCTTCTAAAGACTAATTATCACAATAAGCATTACAAAGTGACTATAGTTGTTCGGTGCTGCATTGACATAATGAACTTTTCTGTCTGTTGCAGGgagtctttatttttgtcttttactgcTTTCTGAATTCGTCCGTAAGTATGGTTGATATCTCTTGatatctgtttctctctctctctcttgatctcctttctccctctctctagatgttcttttctatctctctgtctctctctctcgatatccttttccctctctttctgtGACTTTTGATGTActgctctcttttttctttttctttctctgcatctgcccttttagtttttttttcttgtcgtcgtcgtcactgtGTTATTGACTTTCATCTTTTCGTGCTATTATTGTTCCCTAGGTGCGCGAGGGAGTCCAGAGGCTTCGTCAGCGTCACGAGGTGTCCAAGAACGTGTACTCCGACGAAGCGAAACCCCACCGAGCAGTTGTGAGTGGttcattttagtttgtttcttaagtaaaaaaaagacagacatacaCCGACGCAcgcaacaaacacacagtggCCTATGAGATGGAGTAATTGTAGCTAGAAGCTGCTTCCAGCGTGCACAGGTCTGGTAATAAAATGGGTCTAATAGGTAGAAGGcggttttgcttttgttttctgctcATTGGGTTGCATGCAGAATGCATATTTGAAAAACCAAAATGAGTTCACACACTatgcacgaacttgtattactggactactggctgacgatttttttccagttaactattaaaacgaggcaggtgtgtacaaagcttcctgtttagtcacattcattgtttaggctcgccaagaataacagcggagaacttcgcaagagactttgcattggtctcggcagacagacagcagtccacctacacacgtccgtgtactgtgtgtatgtgtgcgatGTGTGTGTCATTTGTGCAGTGTATCAAGGTTCATATATAAAATGATCAACTCTGGATAGAAAACAATCGCTTTCCCTCTCTGCgtacacatattttttacttttatatattttttttccctcacttTCTTCCAGAAAAGTCTCTTCGGCTTCCGTGCATCAAACAACTGCTCAGGTGTGTACTATATCAAAGAATGTTCAAATAGGCAGTAGGTTTTTAGAAAAGCGTACGATTTATAGTTTAGAATGTTTTCTAACGGTATACaagagtgcaaaattattttcaaatagcCGAGCCGAGTTCAGTACAGGATATAGCAGCGCTCTCTCCACttccattctcgagatacacgctcAGATATCACTCTGCGCAAAGAAGGGtcaaaaacactgaaaacaGAACTGTGCAGAACTGTTGTCATGGCTACAGCCAATGAGAGATCCGGTGTGTCTGGTTGGGATGTCGATAGTGTCACCTCTTTTATGTGCTGTAGAGAGTGTTGCTTACATGCTTCCATGTAGAAAATGGAGGGTCGGGTGGTATTCATCGTGAGTTGAACTCAGTGAATTGAACAAGGTTGCACTATCGTAGGCTTTTAGAAGTTTAGACCCTGCAACATGACAGGCTAGCAAATCGTCtcgaatttatttgtttatagggTGGGAATAGTTGGTGGGCGGGTACTTAAAGGTTGACTTGTTGGTTGGATTGTTGGTTTATTTCCTCTTCTGTAGAACACGTGAGTCAGATTCGGACAACAGCAAAAAGTCTACACTGAACCTCAGCTCCTCGGTCCCGGGCGAGTCGTCTGACACTACGAGCGACACGAACATCAAGCTGGAATTTCCACCAGGCGGCTTCCGGTACAGGGATAGCTGGTCTGGCCAGGTACTCGCTTTGCCCTCGTGAACACAATTTAACGTCTGAAATGTAAGAATGCGTGTGGGTTGCGTGCATGACTGAGTGAGGAAAGATGTTCACGGCGAGAACCTCTCCAGGTGATGAGTTTGTATCTGAGATGCGAACAGGCttatttacaaacatgtgtgttgcagttgtgtgtgtgtgttaaacagAGAGAAGGAATGTGATTTCATAAGAAGAATGACCGTGCTATATTGCAAGAGAATGTATTAGGTGACAGGACACCTGCAAGAATAAGAGGTTTTATGGAATTTATGTTATTGCCAAGAAAATATTATCACACTGTAGAATGCACTCTTTTCAAATTATAGTATGGTACGTTCATCCTTTAATCATACCACGTTCATTCTTCCATTCACAGCACGATCATTCTTCCAGTTATAGTTGTTTGGTTGGCTAGTTGGTTAATTGAATGGcgagaaagtgcttccacctagaggtgataTCGCActggggagagagggaaggggaaaAACCGGAGTATCGAGAAAACCCTCAAAGGCTCGGCGAATAGGTGTCACACTCCAGTTATAGTGGTGTCATTGGTCCATTCATAGCATCCGTATCCAATCAGTAGTCAATCTTCAGGCCTTGCCTCTCAGTTTGTAAGATGCCTGGACTAAAAATCTAACCTCTGTCCTCAGTCGTATCCTGTGCCATATAGTGGCCAGTCTTCCGAGTGTCCAGTCAGACCCAATGACTACGATGCCAGTGCTGCAGACTACAGGGAgacaacagacaaaagaaaggtCGGCAAAGTTTCTTATGACGGTGTTCGTCGTCACAGCGACATTAACAACTACAGCCACCGGCAAAACAGAGCACGTAACGTGAAGTATACAAGCGAGAGAAGAGCAGACAGCAGGCTCGAGAGGAAATGATGAAGAAAGTGACAGTTATGGAGATAAGAACAACAAGTCATAGTTGGAGACAGGAACATGAGAGGtcaaagagagagtgagaatgcgtttgtgtgtgtgtgcttatgtagAATGTTTCGCGGAATGAACGATCATTAACCTTTTAACGAACCCTTTATATGGTTGATCATGAACAGATTTCTATAGGTCTCAGTTTCTCTCTAATGCTTCCAAACAGATTTGAGATGCTGAGACATTGTTGTGTGTTACTGCCGAGAGGAGAATAAAGACTTATTATCTTACTTATTTTATTGGACAAAATAATAAGCATTCAACATTGTAGTACTACTTTAAGAGTTATTACTTGCGACAGTGAGACGTCGAAACACTAAAAAGCATCATGACAAACTGTTTTCACACAGAGAATAAACCTTTTTTGAGTCTAAGAGGTTTATCTCGCTGTTTTGTATCGATGACTCGGCATGCGGCCGTCTAGTGGAGCGTGGGAATACTAAAACTGTCTAAAACAGTCTTGAGAAGCGGATAATGGTAATGCGTCTTACTGCTTCGTGAAAATCAAGACATCTCTAGCTGCAACATACATGTACAGCAAGTCTTCCATACATATCTCCAAGCCAGGAACGACCCAGCTTGCTTGTGACACTGAAGTTTTGCTCTGTTAGTGATCTAACGAGCAACTACACTGGAaacatctgtattttttaaagacatcgAGTTTGTTTTGAGCCAGCACGCGGTGGTAAAATAGACATCATGTGTACATTGCCATCTACACTTTCATTTGAACTTGTAGAAAGAACCATTTATAGTTTATATGATCTGTGAAAGGACTGGCACTGTGCAGTGTTTCACTGTCATGTCTATGATCTAAGCAAATTTATACAACGCCAAGTTAGTAGTACTTTATGTTAGGGAGGAAAGTTACAGATCAGAAAGTTAATATTTAGCTCTTTAAACTTGAATTCatcaataaaacacaatatCCTTAAATATACACTACCGTTGATCTATCAGTTATTGGCTGATGATACTTCCAGATCTACTTTTACGTCTGCAAATCAATGTCAGCAAACGATCCCACTGTAGAATGATCATTGTTACCATGGATACCAATTtacaatgtgtttatttattgatttgaCTATTTGTTTACGAAAGCACGTTCTGTGATGATGACTTTACTATTACGTCATAGATTATATACGATTATGATAtgtaaaacttacatttgacctttgttgcccattaaattttttgtaaaactcgGTTCTAAAAAGCTTACTGAAGCAAATTATTACTGCATTTAGAGTTTATGGAAGAttataagcaaataaatactctcatctttaatatttgtgaaagttttatttctcgTGACTTCGTGAACAGAGTTCTTATACTAGAGTTACCTTCCCCTGACAAACAGAACTTGTCGTCTGCGCTTTCTTTTGGTGTATACTATGTTACGAAGAAAGAAGCAAACCAACAAAGCGGAGAATGTTTATTAGGATCAAATATGGAGGTGAGTATCAGTAAACTTTAAACAGTTGATCGTTGTCATCCTTTAGTTTCTAAACATCGTGATATCAGCCTTCTCTTTTGACCCTTTCGAGAAGTTACGATTATAGGAAAATGGGACAAGTACACCGGAAGCTCAGTACAGACGTGAATAACTGAAGGTCGCCACAAGAATCACATTTGTGCAgttattttctaaacatttcgGCACGACTTTCAGCTCAAGGGccaatgtattttctttttgttttgtcaacatcaggtgactttttttttctttttttttttgtacgaaCCAAGGCTTCCATTTACTATGTATGCTTATCATCTGTTTTGCTCCTACGTCTTGGCGTTCTTTGCGGCTTAAGAAACTTTTTGTCTCCACAAAAGGTTCTTCAAATACATTCACGCTGGACTGTTGTGCATTCTTTCTATTCTACAAAGAACACAACGATTGCCTTACGCTGTCCAGATCGTCTGTCATTTGCTGTGCCAGGCCAAGGACTTTACGAGACAACACGTACACAGCTTATTCCCCGACTATATCTAGTTGCCATCCGCTGTGTAAGAGGTCGTCCAGTTCGTTGGCCTCGCAGTTAAtgaccaatctttcttttttcctccagGTAAATTTTCTAAGGGGTAAAACCTGTAACTTGTAGTTACTGTACAGTTTTCCGCATATTTCTATATCGTTATCCACGTGTTCTTCATTCATTCAGTGCGTAACAATTTTACAAGAATAattgtttacaacaaaattaataatccaaaaacataacaaaagaaaattactgcTATACTTTGTCTTGGCGAGGAAAATTACCGTAAGCTCAAATAGCGCTGCGAGCGCAGCTTTGCACATCGACGATCGACACTTTATTACATCGTGGTTcgttttaagataaaaaaaaaaaatacagtagacAGAGGAATTCCACATTGCAACCGCTAAcgtcacaaaattattttttaaaatgttttagtgtAGACCAGGGACGTcaagagccagcacgggccacGGGGTAAACAACCTCTCCGGgtcccttgtaattgtaatcatcaattattttccaagtatataataatatgcttacaattcaatatctacatttcactCAGTAACATGATGTAGACTGCAagcattaggacaagtgcactagaaTCAACATCACTGCTTGAGCATTGAAGCGTTCACAcatgagtggttagtaaatgaggaaagaTGACATTAAAAgatcaaacttgtagtaccCCACtcaataggaaaaaaaaattcccagagAGCAAAAATGTTACGTCagcctttctttaaaaggaaaagaagaaggaaaataatccactgaccaaggccaggCTCCTTTCAAAGCCGCGAGCTTTTTAACCAGACCTACCTGTCTCCCGCTCTCGTCAGGCTTGGTGTAGACGTTTGTGAAGTGCTAAAAAATCCAAGAAGTGCAGATATGCAAACGAAGACGCTTTTGCCATTGGTCTTAACCCTAACCACTTCTATTTACACACCACCTCTGTCACCGCTAGTGGTTATTATTGTCAAGAGATGCTGCTAACTGTCACAGTCGTATCGTTTATCATGAAATCCTGAAGAAGAGGAAACGGGTCATAATTCATTCTTAATATTGCAAACGTCACCTCCCAGACTTTGGTGGCAAGTTTTGTGTATTTGGGGAGGGGTGGGCTTTTTTCACTCTTTAATTACATGCATCATCTGTGAAAAACTGTCACCATTTCCGTCTGAACCAAGGGTTGATATAATAGAACTTATCTTGCAAAAAGACCTCATTACTGGATGCCATTACATGTTAACCTGACGAACCACAACTGGATGTCGTGCACGTGTGTGCGCttgcttgcgtgcgtgtgtcggAGATAGAAAGGGTAAAGGGAAGGCTGGTAGAGACCTAGTGTAAAGAAGGTTTGCTATAAGATACAGTCAATATTAAAAGCGTATTTACCATCGTTTATTGCGGCTAAAGATCACCAGATGATGTTGGTCAACACTGATTGTCAGAGAGTCCACTTCGAAGAGTACGTCCGGAAACAATGTCCCTTGAACAAGAAAGGTACTGTCTTATTAGTATATCTCGATtacttcatgtgtgtgtgtgtgtgatctaaTTACAAATTCACAGCGCATGTTTATATGAAACTAATGACAacgctggtttttttttttaagtttttccaGAAACTCAGTTTTCAATTAAACGTTAGCGttcgcgcgcacatacacacagaaagagaggacagataaaggagaaacaaaagacGGTCACAGACGTTTGAATAGTCATTTCAATACTTGAGCAAATTGCTTCAACTTTTGAGGGCGAGCGAATGTAGAATCCTTCTGTGTATAAGTTTTAGTTACTTGAAACTCTTACGACTGCCATAAGCAAAaaaggaatattaaaaaaaaacctagttatgtttgaaagaagaaattatcACTCATTCTGTTCTCACTATACaccaaaatatattattattgttgttgtggcAGAACGTGTCTGGCACTATTTTATACACACTTTGAAAGTGCCTGTGCCGATTCTGTTTCTCATAACCGAGCGTCAATAAATGGAGATAGTGGACTAGACTCACAAGCCCTTTATATCGTTGAAAGCATTTGCTCTTACGAATCAGCCATGTGTGTGTAACAGGGGAAGAGATGCGGATTCTCTTCCCCCAATCTTTCcgcaacacaaaacacaacactttcGTGGGTTCTAGATCGTTTTATTCGTTTACTCCAACGCCAGTCGATGGTGCTGGCGATGGCGAAACTCGACACAACACACTCTCGCTCTTCCTAGAAAACTGAGCTCCCACCTCTGCGCTGTCTCCTCACATTCTGcccctcgcctcttcatcctTCACTCCCCCCCACACATCCACGCACCtacatcctgtcgctagtcgaccccctcccgctctccctctgtcgcGGGGCTGTCACCTGGCCAGTGATtatcccccatcgccagcctgtaccttccctgtgtgcgtgtatgtgcgtgccatcttccatcctacttaaatgcgatgtcccacactaccatatgTGTTTCTAGGGAAAGCCAGAAGCCATACGATCAGAAAGAACAACAATGAGGGCgctgcctgtcctgggctaagAGCTCTGCAGTGGTGTCTTACCGTTCCGTCTCTTTTTGAAAGGGACCACCAAGTTTTTTCCAGGGCGGAGTATGTTTGGCCAAAGCAGGCCTGCAGGGCACAAAAGCCTGAAAAGGAGTTCTCAGAGTTTTGATCATGCATTGTCCTTGCAGAAGTCCTTGACCTATGCGATCAGACCGGGCAGCTGGTGGGTCTACCGTCCAAGAATTTATCGGAATACGTAAGCACTTGCACGCAGGAAAGGAAGATCTACTTTCCGATTGCGCTTCGTATAGGTAAGTGTGATGGTGGCGATGCAAAGCCATATAAGGGGTTCAGTACAAGCTGAACGGGTAATTGGCGGCCAATTGTTTAGGACAGCGTGGGGGACCCTACAAGTACAACTCTGTGCCCACTGAATGTAGAAATTAAACGATTAGCTTATATTTAAGAATCGTGATAATCGTTTGACCAGGATGTGACAGTGCCTGTATCTCGAGAAACACTCTACTTTGAGTCTACTTTTCGCTGTAGggtcaaacttttttttaggcACTTGGCCAAAGACGAGGCAATGTGGAACAGGACAATGTGCAGGATCAGTTCATGTAGAACACTTTGATACGCAGCTTCCGTGACGACAGACTTTTCTTGAGATGTTTGTTGGATTGGTTCAGTAAAAAGACGCAGAACACTGCAATTTTACTTCGGTAAAAAAAGCGCATGCCAGGCGCTTTTATCTTACTCGACCTAGTCGGCATTGCAAGACCGTTACGGTAAAGGATGTTACCAGCTTCAGAAAGAACAACTTTGCAACTCAGGGTGATGCCAATGGTCTGCCGGTCCCCTGAAACCTTGACGTAGCTCCTTTTCGATGTGAGCTATATTCTTCTGTCAAAAAGACATAGCTCGATCCGTCAAGAAGAAGATACAGCTATGTCCCAGACATCGAGAACAGGAATACGGCCCTGA
The sequence above is a segment of the Pomacea canaliculata isolate SZHN2017 linkage group LG6, ASM307304v1, whole genome shotgun sequence genome. Coding sequences within it:
- the LOC112567160 gene encoding uncharacterized protein CXorf65 homolog; its protein translation is MFIRIKYGDHQMMLVNTDCQRVHFEEYVRKQCPLNKKEVLDLCDQTGQLVGLPSKNLSEYVSTCTQERKIYFPIALRIGRPNHQVKEVRPMVKNFAKRFPDLMENLDAQTASSKPQLLSPLPRKKAQAQQKKGKKLK